The nucleotide sequence GAGGAACATTTTACTTCCGGGAACGATCTAGGTTCTTTGCAGGAAAGGATATTAAACATACAGTAAATTAGCGATTTAGACTCGGTAAGAACTCTtttattgaaattgttaCCTTGCTTCccaaatattatattcaaACAAAACTGAACAAAGCGACACCTTTAACGTTAAGTTCGATTTTAATTCTCTATTTGTTTTAACTAAAGGGAAAGTAAACATCTAAGAGGCATCGCTAACACCTGGATCCTAACATCTGCTAAATGGTAGATCATAAGTCCAAAGATTCGTTTAAGGAATCTGATATAAAACAAAGGGGCATTTCATCAACTAAAATTCAAGGAAGCATATCAGATGCCAATCTAGGATCGAGTTCAAGTGATGTTCATTTACCCTTGAAAGAGATTCATCTAAAGTCACATGAATGGTTTGGAGACTTCATTACGAAGCATGAGATTCCTCGTAAAGTGTTCCACTCTTCCATCGGTTTCATTACACTCTACCTATACACTCAAGATGTCGATTACAAGAAAGTAAAATTCCCATTGATTGTTGGTTTCACTGTTGTTTTTACTTTGGACGTTATTAGATTGAACTTTCCAGGATTTAATAAACTGTACTGTCGTTGTGTTGGTGCTTTGATGAGGAAGAGAGAAATTCATGCGTATAATGGTGTTCTTTGGTATTTATTGGGTTTGACTTTTGCATTCACTTTTTTCAGTAAAGATGTCGCATTGATCTCTCTGTTCCTGCTAAGTTGGTCTGATACCGCTGCCTCCACAATTGGTAGGAAATATGGACACTTGACTCCAAAAGTGGCAAAACATAAATCTCTGGCTGGGTCACTAGCTGCTTTCCTTGTGGGTCAATTAACGTGCTACGCTTTTTACGGCTATTTCGTTCCTCATTATAGCTGGGTCAATAAACCGGGTGAGATTTCATGGTCGGAAGAAACAAGCAAATTGAATCTCCATCAATTCTCACTTTTTGGTGGGTTCGTAGCTGCCCTAAGTGAAGGAATAGATATTTTTAATTGGGATGACAACTTCACGATCCCTGTTTTGTCCGCCATCTTTATGTCATCAGTGATCcgtttcttcaagaaatgaaCACAACAAGCCGTTTAGATACAATCAATTATAAAAAGAGATTCAGTTGAAGCTCATTATTTTGTACATTAGTTCACTTATTTCAGGTACTTCAGGTACTTCGTATCACACgtatataattattattgttgttattattattattattagtgtGATTAtatagagaagaaagatcaCTTGATCGTTTTAGTGAGAATTTAAAACTGTCATGTTTATACTACGGCTtttaatgaagaagttaTCATGAATCAGGAGCACTGATCACCGCAGGTCATGCCAAACCGAATACTTGATTAGTTCGTCTCTTAC is from Kluyveromyces marxianus DMKU3-1042 DNA, complete genome, chromosome 2 and encodes:
- the DGK1 gene encoding diacylglycerol kinase gives rise to the protein MVDHKSKDSFKESDIKQRGISSTKIQGSISDANLGSSSSDVHLPLKEIHLKSHEWFGDFITKHEIPRKVFHSSIGFITLYLYTQDVDYKKVKFPLIVGFTVVFTLDVIRLNFPGFNKLYCRCVGALMRKREIHAYNGVLWYLLGLTFAFTFFSKDVALISLFLLSWSDTAASTIGRKYGHLTPKVAKHKSLAGSLAAFLVGQLTCYAFYGYFVPHYSWVNKPGEISWSEETSKLNLHQFSLFGGFVAALSEGIDIFNWDDNFTIPVLSAIFMSSVIRFFKK